The Peribacillus simplex genome contains the following window.
GCCGTTTGATACTGGAATTCTATTATGACAGCCAATTGCTGTGATTTATTTCTTACAAAGGACGGATTTCAAAACAACATGATTAGGGGCAATTGGACAGTGGCATATTCGACGGAAAAATTAATAATGTTGTTCATAAGAAAGTCAAGCCCTCTATCCTTTGCAGGAGAAGGGCTTGTTTTCTTTTTTTCTTCGTGTTTACTAGCAATCGCTATTAACATATCCTTCATAAGTTCTTCTGAAGCCAATCGTTCAGGAAGTGATGTGAACCACTCTTTTTAACATCTTCATACTTTATCTCTATATTTATAATTTTCTTGTAGTTTTTTTTTCCCATCTTTTATGAAGTTAGCAGGTAATGGCAGGAAAAAGTACAAATATAAACTAATGAATGATATAGGATAAGGATACCCGTAAAGGAGGGCATTGATAATAGGTGTATTCGAAAAATACCATGGGAGGAGAATAACAATTGAAAAGGAATGTAATCAATTATGTCGTTTTTCTTGTCCTCATACTAACCATATTAATTATGGCAAAGCCGAACTTTTCCTCAGCGGGAAAATTGAAGCCGCCATCCGAAACTTTCAACCCAGGGGATTGGTTTCTGGGAAGTACCCCTCCCAATCTTGACACAAATAAACCACCAATCGTATTTGTCCAAGGGAAAAATAGCAATTCAGCCAGCTGGTACGGTGAAACGGACTATCACGGTGTCAATGATATGTATACTAAGGCATATGAAGCGGGCTATCAAACGGTTTTTGTACAGCTTTACGATTCTGCTGGAAATGGATCAGTTAGCCAATATGCTAACGGAAGGCTGCTAGCTCAAATGCTTGCAGAAATCAGTAACCATTTCGGGGGCGAAAAAGTAAATATTATAGCTCACAGCAAGGGGGGGCCAGACACCCAAGCGGCTCTAGTACACTTTGGAGCACACCAATATGTTGGAAGGGTCATCACTTTAGCTTCCCCTCATCACGGTTCCAACTTGGCTGATTTGGCATATAGCTGGTATGCGGGCTGGCTTGGTTCCCTATTGGGCCAAAAAGATGAAGGAACTTATTCTTTACAGGTTGGTAAAATGGCGGAGTTTCGTTCTGTCACGGATAACCATGTTAACGCCCGGAAAAATATGTATTTCACCGTGGCCGGTATGAATAGAGGACCGGTTCTTTCCGCTTTATCAATGGGTGGACAATATTTATCTTCATATGGAGAAAATGATGGTTTAGTGAATGTATGGAGTACGAAAATACCCTACGCGTCACATTTATTTACGGATCCCAACTATGATCACGACAATATTCGAATAGGTTCAGCTGTATTTTCAAGGATTGAACCCTATTTAAGAAGCACTTCTATTGCTGGGATTCCTGGTTTAAATGTCAATTATAAAGAAAACGTTGAAGATGATGTCATCACAACCGCTCTTTCGCAAACCGTCCTGGGAGATGTCCTGCAACAAAATGTCTGGAACGAACAAAGTTTCCATGTAAATGAAGCAGCTCCAAGTGATATAACCATATACACTGCCACAAATGATGTCGAGGTTGAATTGATTTCTCCATCTAATAAAAAGTATAGACCTTCCTTAAAAGTTCAATCTGCAAAAAATCAAACTTCCTTTTTTAATGGTGCTACCATACAAACATTTAATAGGAATAAACTTGAAATTGGTGACTGGAGAGTGCGAATGAAGACTAAATCACCAAAAGATGCATACCTTTTCACGGCACAATTTAACGAAAAGAATCCGATTATATTAAGTATGGCTGGAAAAGTTAAGCAAAAAGATGCTAAATTTATCATTAAGAATCCGATGAATGATAAAAAAAGGCCAATCAGCACAACATTTCTGGTTCATCTAATAGATGAAAGCGGGAAAGAAATTAGTGAAAAAAGCACAATTCAGGAAATGGATACCGAAAATTTTTCGGGTACCCTTCCAGAAGTGCCTAAATCAGGTGTTTATAATGTAACAATTGACGTCAAGGAAAAAAGCGTGAATGGTCCTGAAAGAACCCGTACGCTGATTCGTTCGGTCTATATTGAAAAGTAGTGGAACTTACCAAAAAATCCCCTCTCTTAATTGAGAGGTTTTTTTAGGTTGAAATGTGGAGGTGTGAATTGGTTTTATTTACTTTACTTTGGGCTATGTTGATTCAGCTAAGTAAAAAGCTAGGCCGTAATTGCCATAAAGGAATGAATATTAGATTGTTCGATGGGAATATAAGCTAGTTTGGTCTCCTGGCAAGAACAAGATTGATGACCCTAGGCGTGTGCTATCATGTATAGTTCAATCCTACTTTTGATAAGATTCTCTATAAGACAAAATACTAGTTTTGAGAGCAGCATAGTTGCCTATGCTTGCATAGCCATAAAACCAGCCCATGAAAATTCCTGCAACCAAATGGTGTCGATGGCTGATGAAAATGGAAATGAATAAGCCTAGAACCAAAGCGATGGCAGGGATGAATTTTGGAGGAATTGGAAACATGACCTTAATAAGTTGAGTAAGTGTCATGATGGTAGGAATGGCTATCACTGCATCCCAAAAGTTTGTATGGATGGTTGGGAAGTCCATAATGTCACCACCTTAGAAGTTTTCACAATTAATTTTTACCATTTACAAAGGATTTATACCATATTAATTAATGCAATATAAACGATTGATCAATGAAAGTTGATACAACAAGTTTCGAAGACTTTCAAGTTCAATGTGAAGCCGCTCAATGTATGCTTGCTCTTTTTTGATCATAGTGAAGACAATTAACCAAATATCAGTACCTTTTTTGCTGGACATGCTGTCACCCTTTTCATGGTTTAGAATACGATATGAATGAAGATAACCAGTTAAGAAAGTGAGTCCTAATAATGGAGGTTCTAATGAGCAAGGAAACGTTTATTAAGGAAATTGCTCCATATGCCCTGAAAATTCAAAAGGAATTTAAAATTTTGCCTTCTGTGATCATTGCACAAGCTTGTTTGGAGATGGATATGGGACAAGCTTTTTAGCAAATCAAGGAAAGAATATATTCGGTACAAAAGGTGATTTTAAGGGCGAGTCAGTCATTATACAAACAATTGAATACGTCAACGGTGCACCCGTTCAAGTATGGAACAAATTCAGAAAATATCCAACATGGGAAGAAAGTCTAAGAGATCTTGCCAATCTATATGTAAAGGGAACTTCATGGAATAGAAGTTTGTATACAGCGGTCATTGGAGAACAAGATTACAAAAAAGCACTCAAAGCAATATTCGATGCGGGTTACGCCTCGGATCCGAAATATATAGAAAAACTGGCGAACCTAATCGAAACAAGCGATTTAACTAAATATGATGAATGCATCGAAGAGGTCTATCATATCGTCAAAAAAGGGGATTCCGTATCTGCGCTTGCAAAAGCATATGGTTCTACGCAAATGCAGATTCAACAGTGGAATGGATTGGTCGATCTTAACCTTATTAAAGTGAACCAAAGATTAAGAGTGAAATGAACATTTACAGGGAGCGGGGTTTCATCTCGCTCTTTATTAATTTTATGGTTTCATATTTTTCCTAAAGTACATATATCCAGAAAGCGATACTTTGCCTATCAACCGCCATAAATGAATAATGTTTTAATACTCCTATGAAAACACGCTTCTATTAAAAAAATATTTCAAACCTAGTCTTCCAAATGCATAATGATAGAATTTCGGACATAAATTAAACAAACAAAAAAAAAGCGCGTTTAGCGCTTTTAATGTATTTGTCTATATAAGCCTATTACTTTTCCAAGTATCGAAACATCTCTTAAAATAATTGGTTCCATATTTGAGTTCTCAGGCTGAAGCCTTATGTAATCCGGTTCCTTAAAGAATCGTTTTACAGTGGCTTCATCATCTTCCGTCATGGCCACGACGATATCTCCATTATTGGCGCTGCTTTGTTGTTTCACGATGACATAATCTCCATCATGGATTCCTGCTTCAATCATACTTTCACCCATGATTTCTAGCATGAAAACATGGTCATCATGTGGAACCATGCTTTCGGGAAGCGGAAAGTATTCTTCTATGTTCTCAATTGCAGTTATCGGCATGCCCGCGGTTACTTTACCAAGTAACGGCACGTTCACGACACTAGCTTTGGGGATATTATTCGCTTCCTCCAAGTTCAGTATTTCAATGGCCCTCGGCTTGGTTGGGTCACGTCTTATCAGACCTTTACTTTCCAGGCGGGATAAATGTCCGTGTACTGTTGAACTTGATGCAAGTCCCACTGCTTCGCCAATCTCCCGGACGGAAGGTGGATACCCTTTTTGGCGGACCTCTTCTTTAATGAAATCAAGGATATCTTGCTGCCGTTTTGATAGTTTAGTCATATGTGCACCTCTTCTCCAATGTTCTTTGCCCCATTATAGCATGGCCCCCAATTCTATACAAACATAAGTTCGAATTTAGTTGTTGACTGAAACAAACGTTCGTATTATAATTTTGACATAACATACGAACGAACATTCGCTTTGGAGGGATATTTATGAAAAAAATATACAAAAATTATGTATATACGATTCTGTTAGCTGGATCAGTATTCATCTTTTCAATTTTATTCTCTTGTACATTGGACAATGATCAAAAAAAAGATTTCCTTTCTATAGAAGTAGGTGAAGGCGACACCCTATGGGGAATTGCCGAAAAATATGATGAAGCTGATTTGACAAAAAAAGAATTCATTGGTTGGATAGAAGAGCATAATGGAGTCAGGGCAGATTCGATTAAACCTGGTCAAGTCATTGTCATACCGGTTAAAGGGGAAGAACTTGTTCAGAATTTGGCAAGTCAGCAGTAAGCAGTGAAGGTAGGGTATTATGAAGGCAATAATCTATTGTAGGGTTAGCACAGAAAAAGAGTCACAGGAGACATCATTGGCAAGGCAGGAAGATGAATTAGTCAAATTGGCCGAAAAGTTGGATATGGAAGTTGTTTCCATAATAAAGGAGCAGGAAAGCGGTTATGAGTTAAACCGGGATGGCATTTTTGACATGATCGAACTATTTAAAGCCAAAGAAGCCGAAGTTCTATTAATCCAGGACGAAACAAGACTAGGAAGAGGGAATGCCAAAATAGCCCTTTTCCATGTCATCCTTAAAGAAGACGTGAAAATTTATACGCTCTCACACGATGGGGAAATAGAGTTATCGGATTCGGATGCCATGGTCATCCAGATAGTCGGTATTGTTGAGGAATATCAAAGGAAATTACATAACCTAAAAATAAAACGCGGGATGATAAGAGCCGTTGAAAAAGGCTACCGCCCTCAAAACAATCTTCAGAACCAAAGGAATTCTACTGGAAGGGAACGTATGGAAATTCCCATTGAAGAGATTATTAAACTCCGGGCTAATGGATTGACATTTGCAGAAATCGCAGCCACTTTAAGGGGCTTTGGATACAATGTATCCAAAGCTACGGTGAACAGGCGTTTTCTCGAACATCAACTAAATATACAGGAAAGTCAATCATAGAACTTGTAATTTCGCTTTTTTTTTAATACCATGACAATATCCGCAGATTACGAAGGAGCGAAATTATGCTATCAAAAGAAAAAATAGCCCGTATTAATGAACTTTCTAAAAAGGCAAAGGCTGAAGGTTTAACGGAAGTCGAGGCGAAAGAGCAAACCCAATTAAGAAGTGAGTATTTAGAAACATTCAGACGGTCCATGTCCGATACGTTGGAGCACGTGAAAGTCGTTGATCCAGAAGGTAATGACGTCACTCCTCAAAAGATAAAGAATATTAAAGAAAAAAGAAACTTACATTAATGCTTGGACTATTATCATGAAACACCCCATTTTAAGCTTTAAGGATTAAAAAGGGAGTGCATTCATGTATGTATTCTCCTATTTAGCTTAATCTAAATAGGGGACTTCTTTAATTTCCAGAAAATATTGTAATATCGGGGTTGTAAATAGTGTTTTTAGTTGTGATATTATGCTGGTCACTATAATATAAAGAGGTACATTACAGGAAGGGATGTTTTACGATATGTTAGATAAATTAGATGCACTTTCTATCAATACGATTCGTACATTATCGATTGATGCAATTGAAAAGGCTAATTCCGGCCATCCAGGCATGCCCATGGGTGCAGCGCCGATGGCGTACAAATTATGGACTGAATATATGAATCATAACCCGAAAAATCCAGATTGGTTTAATAGAGATCGCTTCGTTCTTTCAGCTGGTCATGGGTCTATGCTGTTATACAGCCTTCTTCATTTATCGGGCTATGGCTTATCTATCGATGATTTGAAAAGCTTCCGCCAATGGGGCAGTAAAACTCCAGGACATCCCGAATTCGGACATACCGCTGGGGTAGATGCAACGACAGGACCTCTTGGACAAGGTATTGCAATGGCAGTCGGAATGGCAATGGCAGAACGCCACTTGGCAGAAAGCTATAACCGTGAATCTTATAATGTGGTCGATCATTATACATATAGCATTTGTGGGGATGGAGATTTAATGGAAGGTGTTTCTGCAGAAGCGGCTTCATTAGCAGGACATCTGCAACTTGGAAGACTTGTCGTTTTATATGATTCTAATGATATATCCCTTGACGGCGACTTAAGTCAATCATTTAGTGAAAGTGTAGCAAACCGGTTCAAATCTTATGGATGGCAATATGTCCGCGTTGAGGACGGGAACGATCTTCAGGAAATTGCCAAAGCGATTGAAGAAGCGAAAACCGATGAGGCACGTCCAACATTAATCGAAGTGAAAACGGTTATTGGTTACGGTTCACCAAACCGTTCAGGTAAATCTGCTGTTCACGGCGCTCCGCTTGGTGCAGATGAGCTGAAGTTGACTAAGGAAGCTTATAAATGGACATTCGAAGAGGATTTCCATGTTCCAGAAGAAGTTTATTCTCACTTCAATGAATCTGTTGTAGAGGCAGGCGCCCAAAAAGAAGAAGCTTGGAATGAATTGTTCAAAAATTACAAAGAAGCACACCCTGAGTTAGCCGAGCAATTGGAGCTGGCAATCAAAGGTGAACTGCCTGCTGAGTGGGATCAGGAAATTCCGGTTTATGAAGAAGGAAAAACATTAGCTTCCCGTGCTTCAAGCGGAGAAGTATTGAATGCAATTGCCAAAAAGGTCCCTAGCTTCATTGGTGGTTCAGCAGATTTAGCAGGATCTAATAATACTGCCATCAAAGGTGAGACAGATCTATTACCTGGTAATTACAGTGGCCGTAATATATGGTTCGGTGTACGTGAATTCGCTATGGGTGCGGCTTTAAATGGAATGACCCTTCATGGTGGATTAAAAGTGTACGGAGGTACATTCTTCGTATTCTCTGATTATTTGCGTCCTGCCATAAGAATGGCAGCACTGATGGGACTACCTGTAACGTATGTCTTCACCCACGATAGCATTGCTGTAGGGGAAGACGGACCGACACATGAGCCAATCGAACAATTAGCATCATTGCGGGCAATGCCCAACCTAGGGGTAATCCGTCCAGCTGATGGCAATGAAACGGCAGCAGCTTGGAAAGTGGCTATGGAGTCTACAAATAAACCGAATGCCCTTGTACTGACTCGTCAAGGGTTGCCAACAATAAAAGATACTTCCGAAACTGCTTATGAAGGTGTTTCAAAAGGGGCTTACATCATATCCGCTGCTAAGAAAGAAGAAGCGGATGCATTACTACTTGCGACTGGTTCTGAAGTGAACTTGGCTGTGGAAGCACAGAAAGCTTTAGCGAACGATGGAATTGATGTTTCGGTAATCAGCATGCCATCATGGGATCGATTTGAAACTCAATCTAAAGAATATAAACAAAGTGTAATCAATCCAGCAGTGAAAAAACGTCTAGCTATCGAAGTGGCATCACCGTTTGGCTGGGATCGTTATGCAGGTGATGAGGGTGAAATATTGGCCATCAATCATTTTGGAGCTTCTGCACCAGGCGGTAAGATCATGGAGGAATTTGGTTTCACTGTAGAAAATGTAGTTGCTCGTGTTAAAGAAATGCTTAAATAATAGTAATGGGGAACTGATACCAACTAGTTTGGTGTCAGTTTTTTTATCGAACCTTCTAATTGTATGTTGAAAGTGCTCTTATTCTCTGGGATAGCATCCATTCGACAAAAAAAGAAAAAAATTTCTCCAGCAAACAACATTTCTTTTTAGTTTGTCAATATATAATGAGAATAAATAATTTTCGTTTAAATGTGTCAGTTAAAGGGGAAAGTCATCAAGGGTAGGAAATAATGGAAGGTCCTGATGGTAAGTTGTTCTGGTGACCAAAAATAGGAATGCTAGGAGGCGTTGGCTGATGAGAACCTATCAAATCTTTTTAATCGAAGATGAATTTGCCCATCATTATTATGGAAGAGAAAAGCTATTTTTCAATTTGTTTTTGGAGTATATTCAAGCAAGGGGCAGACTGAAGAGTATTTTGCAAAAACAAATCGAATTTGTCACCAAAACAGTCCCCATTATCCAGTTGCAGGTAGCAATTGAACAACGTTTACAAAAAAAGATGAATTTTTGGTCTCAAAATGGAAAATACTATTTAGAAAAAACAAACGGATCAAGTAAAGCCGTGTTAATCATCCAGGATGAGTCCATTACGCTTAAAGCTGAAGGAGACTATGAAGCGGAGACGGCTTTCTTTGAATGCATTCGAAAATATGAAGCGAGTTTTCTAGCCATTGATTTTGAACACGAAAAATACGGTTGGTTAAAACCGATAAAAGAAAGAAAATTTGTCTAAATGGGGGACTTTTCGGTAGCGGGTATTGTATAATAACCTTTGGTCTAGTACACTGATGTTAGACAACACGAAGGAGGAAATAGTATGTGGGTTTACATTCTAGTTGGCGTACTGGCATTGATTGCTGGAGTAGTGCTGGGATTTTTCATCGCTCGTAAATACATGATGGATTACTTAAAGAAAAATCCGCCAATTAACGAACAGATGCTGAAAATGATGATGATGCAAATGGGTATGAAACCATCCCAAAAGAAAATTAATCAAATGATGAGCGCCATGAATAAACAACAAACAAAATAATAAGCATGAAATACCGCTATTATAACCTTGTTTTTATAAAAAGATAGGATAAATGTAAAGTTATAACGATAAACCACGTAAGGATCGAACCTTCAATTGATTTAAGTGATAATTAAGTTTATCTTCCTTTTTAAACGTAAAGCCACTTTTCCTGGACGAGTTTCAGGAAAAGTGGCTTTTATTTTGGAGTTTGAATATCATTGGTAACAATTTTTAGAATCGGAAGCAATAAAGGTTTTGGAACTAGAGTAGAAGCAATAGTCGCCATGAACTTGCGAACAAAATAGCTTGAACAACAATACCTGGAGTCAATAAATTCAGTAACCTACAAAATCACTGCTATTCAGGGCTTCAGCACCACTTTAATGCATCCGTTTGTCCTTGTATCGAATACTTGATAACCATGTTTAGCTTGATTGATTGGAAGTACATGGGTTACGACATCGCCAGGATCAACCTTTCCTTCAGATATAAGTTTATAGAGATAGGGCATATAAGGGATAACAGGAGCTTGTCCGGTCTTGATATCCACGTTTCTTTGAAATATATCTCCTAACGGAAATCCGTTATAACGCCCACCGTAAACACTTGTTATTTGAATGGTTTCAGCTTTACGCACGGCTTGGGAGGCAATTACAAGACCACCCATGGCACCTCCATGCAGCTTAAGGCCAGTTGCTAGATATTCCATAGGAGTCATTTTACCGTTCATGCCAGAACAGTCAATTACGATGTCGGCTCCGTCTTTAGTTATTTCTTTAAGATATTCCCCTACGTTTTCATATTGTTCGAAATTAACGATTTCGACTTTATTTATCCGTTTAGCATGTTCCAAACGATAGTTGAGATGATCGACGGCAATGACCCTTTTCCATTTCGGCATGTAAATCAATGGATTGCTCCATTTGCCGGTATAGGGCTTGTCTCAATTCTGGACTCATTGTTTCCGTTATAGCTATTGCATACGTATGAATCCCGTTTTTGATTGACAGTAGGAATTCCAGGGCAATAGAAGAATCAGCCATTTCAGGCATATGTTCAGCGCCTTGGGGATTTAAATAGTCCATTTCCATAACGTTCACCTCATTGTATATAGTTTGTTCGGGCACCTTCGTAAAAACTTTTCAGTTCATTAATGGCTATTATGGATTGCTGTACGTCTTTTTCCATTAGTGCCTTTAAATCATTATCGAAACAAATTCCTTGCATTAATTTGGATTTCATCAAGCTTATTGTTTTAAAATTTATTATTTCATGCGTCTCCATGGTCTCATGAAAGGCCAGATTTTCATTTTCCATCCAATCACCCCCTAAGGTGTATGTAACAAAAGTAATTTTCCCTATTCAACTTATTGGTATACAGGGGGTCTAGGTTTTATCTTCTTTTAGAAACAATGAATAAGACCATTTGAACAACGAAAGATAAGTAAGTGAATGTAAATGAAAGGAGAGATACTTTTAATGGGAAAGTTAGGACTGCATGAAACGTTAGAGTTGCATGAAATATTGAATTTCAAAAGCCTTTGTCTATCTAAAAGTTCTATAATGAACGGATTAGTTCGAGATACGGAATTAAAAAACATTCTATTACAAGACATCAGCAGCGGCAGAGAGCAAATTCAAAGATTACAGGAAATTCTGGTTAATCAAGGAGAGGGGAAATAATGACTAATTTTTTACAAAATATGGCGGGTATGAGTGGAATGACCGATCAGGTGATTGCAACTGACTTTCTGATTTCTGCCAAATCAGGAATTAGAAATGCGGCTTTCGCTATAACTGAAACAGCTTCACCTGAACTGAGGGCTGCATTACGGGAACAGCTAAAGTCCGCTGTAGAAACACATGGGATCATAAGTGATTATATGGTTTCTAAAGGTTATTATCACCCTCAGGATATGGATGAGCAAGCACAGGTGAATCTTCAAACGGCTAATACGGCATTGAATCTTTAAGATTTTGACGAGCTTTTGGATGGTTCCACTTTCCAAAAGCTAACTGATGAAGTGCCCTCTATCTTTTGATAGAGGGAAATTTCATTGCGATTATAAACATATCAACAAAAGTTGAGTTTTTTGTGTTGACTTTATCAACTGTAAATATTAAGATTACAGTAATCTCCTTGAGGAGGATGCAAAAAGTGAATAGTGATTTTACAATAGCTGTGCATAGTTTGGTCTATTTAGCTTATCTACCAGATCATATGGCTAGCAGTGAGTCTATCGCAGAAAACGTTTGTACAAATTCGGCAAGGATTCGGAAAATGATGAGCTGCTTACGGAATAAAGGATTTGTTAAGACTAAAGAAGGTGTGGGCGGAGGCTATATTCTGGACTGTAACCCTGAAGAGGTGAGTTTGGCAGATATTTATATAACGGTCTCGCATGGAACCTTGAAGCCAAAGTGGTGTACAGGTAATCCGGAGAAAAAATGTGTCATATCTTCCAATACCCAGGTAGTCATGGATCAAATATTCGATGAAGCTGAGTTATATTTTGAAAAATATTTAGAAGATATTACTCTCAGCACTTTTTTGGAAAAAATTAAACAATGTCCGTGATGTTGATTTAGTTTTTTCTTTTGTCTTTACTGTACATTTTATTTTTACAGTTAATAATTGATAACAATAGAATATAAAAGGGGTGTTAAAAATGGCCGGAAATAATCAGTTAAATAATGGGGATTGGGTGCAGGGAAGATCAAGAGATGGCGAACTTATCCATGGTTACATTGAAACGGTAAGCGCGAATCGAGAAATCGTTAAAGTGAATGTGGTGGAAAGTGACAATAAAAAAGCGGTCGGGAAATCGATTTCGATTCCGAGTAAATGGACTGAAAAGTTGCCTGATCTAGAAATCAGTAACGAAAGTCATCTTTTGGCATTAATTGATTTGGCTTTACTATCTAAGGATGAAACATGGTTTATGGAGTTATCCGGTAAATTGGAATCGATTAAAATCCATCCGAAAATAAATATCAGGAAATCCGAGTTTCTTATCCCGGGAAATAGAATCGGGAAACTCGATTTAAATAGATGATGAGTCAAAAACCATAATATATCGGATAATACAAGGAGGCCATGATCATGACAATAGAACATGTAACAGATGATAATTTTGCTAGTAAAATCAAGGAAGGTTTAGTACTGGTTGATTTTTGGGCACCGTGGTGCGGACCATGTAAAATGATTGCCCCAATCCTTAATGAAATTGATGTTGAAATGGGTGATCGGGTTAAGATCGTAAAATTGAATGTGGATGAAAATTCAGCTACGACAAGTGATTATGGAGTGATGGGAATTCCGGCCCTTATTCTTTTCAAAGATGGAGAAAAAGTAGATCAAGCAATTGGCTTACAGCCTAAAGAAGCGATTGCGGCATTGATTGAAAAGCATGCATGAGTAGTATGTGTTAAATAAAAAAAGGACTTATACCGACCAATACCTGTAAAGGGTTGGTAACAAAATGGAGGATTACTAAATGAATTCTAAATTTACACCATTATTTGATTCGTTCAATCTAGGAAAAGGGATGGAAGTGAAAAATCGGTTGGTGATGGCGCCTATGACAAATTTCTCTTCGA
Protein-coding sequences here:
- a CDS encoding IDEAL domain-containing protein; the protein is MAGNNQLNNGDWVQGRSRDGELIHGYIETVSANREIVKVNVVESDNKKAVGKSISIPSKWTEKLPDLEISNESHLLALIDLALLSKDETWFMELSGKLESIKIHPKINIRKSEFLIPGNRIGKLDLNR
- the trxA gene encoding thioredoxin; translation: MTIEHVTDDNFASKIKEGLVLVDFWAPWCGPCKMIAPILNEIDVEMGDRVKIVKLNVDENSATTSDYGVMGIPALILFKDGEKVDQAIGLQPKEAIAALIEKHA